From Plasmodium relictum strain SGS1 genome assembly, chromosome: 8, the proteins below share one genomic window:
- the HGPRT gene encoding hypoxanthine-guanine phosphoribosyltransferase, putative — protein MKIPNNPGAGENALEPIYIKDDDGYDIDAFLIPVHYKNYITKVLIPNGVLKNRIEKLAFDIKKVYKNEEFHIICLLKGSRGFFSALLKYLNRIHNYSSSESSKHLYVEHYVRVKSYSNDKALDRLEIVSEDLSCLKDKHVLIVEDIIDTGKTLLKFCDYLKKFEVKTIAITCLFIKRTPQWNGFKADFVGFSIPDGFVVGYSLDYNEIFRDLEHLCLVNEEGLKKFKDVKI, from the exons atgaaaatccCAAATaa TCCAGGTGCAGGTGAAAACGCTCTCGAAccaatttatataaaagacGATGATGGATATGATATTGATGCATTCCTAATACCAGTTCACTACAAA AATTATATTACAAAAGTGTTAATCCCTAATggagttttaaaaaatagaatagaaaaattggcatttgatataaaaaaagtatataaaaatgaagaatttcacataatttgtttattaaaGGGATCAAGGGGTTTTTTTAGtgcattattaaaatatttaaatagaaTTCATAATTACAGTTCCAGTGAGTCTTCAAAACATTTATATGTAGAGCATTATGTCCGAGTTAAATCTTATTCTAATGATAAAGCCTTGGATAGATTAGAAATAGTTAGTGAAGATTTATCTTGTTTAAAAGATAAGCATGTTTTAATTGTAGAGGATATAATAGATACTGGAAAGACATTGTTAAAATTTTgtgattatttaaaaaaatttgaagtGAAAACAATTGCAATTACATGTTTATTTATCAAGAGAACACCTCAGTGGAATGGTTTTAAAGCAGATTTCGTTGGCTTTTCAATACCTGATGGTTTTGTTGTTGGTTATAGTTTAGATTACAATGAAATTTTTAGAGATCTTGAGCACTTATGTTTAGTTAATGAAGAAGGATTGAAAAAATTCAAAGAtgtaaaaatttaa